One segment of Scleropages formosus chromosome 23, fSclFor1.1, whole genome shotgun sequence DNA contains the following:
- the aunip gene encoding aurora kinase A and ninein-interacting protein, which produces MNGMMRRAAAPQEGCGVWLDTAELRLLSKPKPRLTRPISKLLNPLAPSGGYSLAVALNFTQTRMQLPAARQTSISSFFLPQHTKEKAVASSEPCADPSLSAVHGGTKRKHCAEDVEDDPDAVVHQDAQDQHVDSDCEPRVEPGSKAMSRHVWATPECPHLLDMQCQREEEGQVGKKRRVWRSLILGGTNAEETHQEPAVDYGEPKEEHVAESAAVPLGDLFTQDSEGNHVLAHRGISRERTKNDGSSLDNLGCSVLFGVQLCEGNASIQKRQRFPTLRPKKEGKENISADAWGPRSGLGSPLKQTTCRLSTQWHRKESCLTPRKTVPLCLQEEEEDSFSKLFTQDSQGQHVIAHRNFQTRSPLKDQTNWISCKGISNHVQTVRFDTLLREDSDEDLDPEMLFTQDSQGNIVIKH; this is translated from the exons ATGAATGGGATGATGAGAAGAGCTGCGGCCCCTCAGGAGGGGTGTGGAGTGTGGCTGGACACCGCAGAGCTCCGCCTGCTAAGTAAGCCAAAG CCTCGCCTGACGCGCCCCATTTCGAAGCTGTTGAACCCTTTGGCGCCCTCTGGCGGCTACAGCCTGGCGGTGGCGCTCAACTTCACCCAAACCAGAATGCAGTTGCCTGCCGCTAGACAGACTTCCATCAGCTCCTTCTTCCTCCCACAGCACACAA aagaaaaggctGTGGCGTCTTCTGAGCCTTGTGCTGATCCGAGTCTGTCAGCGGTCCATGGGGGAACCAAGAGGAAGCATTGCGCTGAGGATGTTGAGGATGACCCTGATGCTGTCGTCCATCAAGACGCACAGGACCAACATGTCGACAGTGACTGTGAGCCTCGTGTAGAGCCAGGCAGTAAGGCTATGTCGCGGCATGTTTGGGCAACTCCAGAGTGTCCACATCTCCTCGACATGCAATGTCAGCGTGAGGAAGAAGGGCAAGTTGGAAAGAAGAGACGAGTCTGGCGCAGCCTCATTCTGGGAGGAACAAACGCAGAGGAGACCCACCAGGAACCAGCGGTTGATTATGGCGAGCCTAAGGAAGAACATGTGGCAGAGTCTGCTGCGGTGCCGTTAGGTGACCTTTTCACGCAGGATTCTGAGGGGAATCATGTACTGGCACACCGGGGTATCTCCAGAGAGAGGACAAAAAATGATGGGTCGTCTCTGGACAATCTTGgctgttcagttttgtttggaGTACAGCTGTGTGAGGGAAATGCCTCCATCCAGAAGAGGCAAAGATTCCCCACTCTCAGGCCCAAGAAGGAGGGAAAGGAGAACATATCTGCTGATGCTTGGGGGCCGAGGTCTGGCTTAGGATCACCTCTGAAACAAACCACTTGCCGTCTTTCTACTCAATGGCATAGGAAGGAAAGTTGTCTAACCCCAAGGAAAACTGTCCCACTGTGCctccaggaggaagaggaagactCCTTCTCCAAGCTCTTTACACAGGATTCTCAAGGGCAGCATGTTATTGCCCATCGCAACTTCCAAACAAGAAGCCCATTGAAGGATCAAACCAACTGGATCAGCTGTAAAGGCATTAGCAACCATGTCCAGACTGTACGGTTCGATACGCTGCTTCGGGAGGACAGTGATGAGGACTTGGATCCAGAGATGCTTTTTACTCAAGATTCTCAGGGGAACATCGTTATTAAGCACTGA
- the vps28 gene encoding vacuolar protein sorting-associated protein 28 homolog: MFHGIPASVGVAGAPNKPELYEEVKLYKNAREREKYDNMAELFAVVKTLQALEKAYIKDCVTPNEYTGACSRLLVQYKAAFKQVQGSDVGSIDDFCRKYRLDCPLAMERIKEDRPITIKDDKGNLNRCIADIVSLFITVMDKLRLEIRAMDEIQPDLRELMETMNRMSNMPPDSEAKDKVNLWLTTLSSMSASDELDDSQVRQMLFDLESAYNAFNRFLHSS; encoded by the exons ATGTTTCATGGAATCCCTGCCAGTGTAGGAgttgctggag CTCCAAATAAACCTGAATTGTATGAG GAAGTCAAACTGTACAAAAACGCAAGAGAACGAGAAAA GTATGACAACATGGCAGAGCTTTTTGCTGTAGTGAAGACCCTCCAAGCTTTAGAGAAAGCATATATCAAGGACTGTGTGACTCCTAATGA GTACACAGGTGCCTGTTCCAGACTGCTTGTACAGTATAAAGCTGCATTCAAACAAGTCCAGGGCTCTGATGTGGGATCCATTGATGACTTCTGTAGGAAGTACAGA CTTGACTGCCCTTTAGCTATGGAGAGAATCAAAGAAGATCGGCCAATAACCATTAAAGATGACAAAGGCAACTTGAATCGCTGCATAGCGGATATTGTCTCA CTCTTCATCACGGTGATGGATAAGTTGCGTTTGGAGATCCGGGCCATGGATGAG ATCCAGCCTGATTTGAGGGAGCTGATGGAAACCATGAACAGGATGAGCAACATGCCTCCTGATTCTGAGGCCAAGGACAAGGTTAACTTATG GTTGACAACCTTGAGCAGCATGTCTGCTTCTGATGAATTGGATGACTCCCAGGTTCGCCAGATGCTCTTCGATCTGGAATCTGCTTACAATGCCTTCAATCGTTTTCTGCACTCGTCCTAA